In the Gossypium raimondii isolate GPD5lz chromosome 9, ASM2569854v1, whole genome shotgun sequence genome, one interval contains:
- the LOC105800198 gene encoding methionine gamma-lyase yields the protein MAETRSCEFGISGMKRAAAADSFEVDDEIFVAKKSMLPTLAVAPAAWENDPAASLAGLRHEFGEHGGINMSIEASATFTVMEPETMRRMFTGELGPDRDFFIYSRHFNPTVLNLGRQVAALEGTEAAYCTASGMAAISSVMLQLCSSGGHVVASATLYGGTHALLTHFLPRTCNITTTFVDITDHEAVKNAIVEGRTKVLFFESISNPTLTVANIPELSKLAHDKGTMVVVDNTFSPMVLSPARLGADVVVHSISKFISGGADVIAGAVCGPASLLNSMMDLHQGALMLLGPTMNAKVAFELSERIPHLGLRMKEHCRRALEYATRMKKLGIRVVYPGLEDHPQHHLLKSMANKGYGFGGLLCVDMESEEKANRLMHHLQNSSQFGLIAVSLGYYETLMSCSGSSTSSELNSEEKALAGISPGLVRMSIGYTGTLEQKWSQFERAISRMEVDSTLFNKN from the exons ATGGCAGAAACCCGTAGCTGTGAATTTGGAATTTCCGGAATGAAGAGAGCGGCAGCGGCTGATAGCTTTGAAGTGGATGATGAGATATTCGTGGCCAAGAAATCTATGTTGCCAACACTGGCAGTGGCACCAGCAGCATGGGAAAATGACCCTGCTGCCTCCTTAGCCGGCCTGCGCCATGAATTCGGTGAGCATGGTGGCATTAACATGTCCATTGAAGCTTCCGCCACCTTCACCGTCATGGAACCTGAGACAATGCGCCGCATGTTCACTGGTGAACTGGGCCCCGATCGTGATTTCTTCATTTATAGTCGTCACTTCAACCCCACCGTCTTAAATCTCGGTCGTCAGGTGGCAGCCCTAGAAGGAACCGAAGCTGCCTATTGCACTGCTAGTG GCATGGCTGCTATATCATCAGTGATGTTGCAACTCTGCAGCAGCGGCGGACATGTGGTGGCGTCGGCGACCCTCTACGGAGGAACCCATGCACTTTTAACCCATTTCTTGCCCAGAACTTGTAACATCACGACCACGTTTGTGGACATAACCGATCACGAAGCGGTGAAAAACGCCATCGTCGAAGGAAGGACCAAAGTGTTGTTCTTCGAGTCAATTTCCAACCCAACACTCACCGTAGCCAACATTCCGGAGCTAAGCAAGCTAGCACATGACAAAGGAACCATGGTGGTTGTAGACAACACTTTCTCTCCCATGGTTCTTTCCCCTGCCCGGCTTGGTGCCGATGTTGTCGTTCATAGTATCTCCAAGTTCATAAGCGGTGGGGCTGATGTTATCGCAG GTGCTGTTTGTGGTCCTGCAAGTCTGTTGAACTCCATGATGGACTTGCACCAAGGTGCTTTGATGCTTCTAGGCCCGACCATGAACGCCAAGGTTGCCTTTGAACTCTCTGAAAGGATACCTCACTTAGGCCTGAGAATGAAGGAGCATTGCCGCAGAGCCTTGGAATATGCTACTAGAATGAAGAAACTGGGTATCAGGGTCGTCTACCCAGGCCTTGAGGACCACCCTCAACACCACCTATTGAAGTCCATGGCCAACAAAGGCTACGGATTCGGCGGTCTTCTTTGTGTCGACATGGAATCGGAAGAGAAAGCTAACAGGCTGATGCACCACTTGCAGAACAGCTCTCAATTTGGGTTAATAGCGGTTAGCTTGGGTTATTACGAGACTCTCATGTCTTGCTCCGGTAGCAGTACCAGCAGTGAATTGAACTCAGAAGAGAAGGCCCTCGCCGGTATCTCGCCGGGGCTGGTGAGGATGTCGATTGGATATACTGGGACATTGGAGCAGAAGTGGAGCCAATTCGAAAGGGCAATCTCTAGGATGGAGGTGGATTCCACCTtattcaacaaaaattaa